From Miscanthus floridulus cultivar M001 chromosome 15, ASM1932011v1, whole genome shotgun sequence, the proteins below share one genomic window:
- the LOC136508295 gene encoding uncharacterized protein isoform X1: MMIKILTGPEGYSNYAYMQNDGFIDLVQKNWRNRLQATWSGSSLEAYCHQVKICAQMALNCVEEDSQERPDIVKIIDALNEIERNISKNILLQVEPIKLQFLEEADSSHIACSLQLTNNTDKHVIFRLVTKNPEYFKGSFCGVVTRGEKYSLAVTRCNKLLKPQVDRDEYLTLESSMASDHEIQYAISDHVDSHTRFFVEAIETGREIHRVKLTGSYIPAQGKAPTKSTFIQKRSIHDNFLYVQGAVRKLHRQKIPALLLKLDIHKAFDSVN, translated from the exons ATGATGATAAAGATACTGACTGGACCTGAGGGCTACTCCAACTATGCATACATGCAAAACGATGGTTTTATTGATCTG GTACAAAAGAACTGGAGGAACAGGTTGCAGGCAACATGGAGTGGTTCATCGCTAGAAGCATACTGCCACCAAGTAAAAATATGTGCTCAGATGGCACTGAACTGCGTGGAGGAAGACAGCCAGGAAAGGCCCGACATAGTGAAGATCATTGATGCACTGAATGAGATCGAAAGAAACATCAGCAAG AACATACTTCTACAAGTTGAGCCAATCAAGCTTCAGTTCCTGGAAGAGGCAGACAGTTCACATATTGCATGCTCGCTGCAGCTAACCAACAACACAGATAAACATGTCATCTTTAGGCTGGTGACCAAGAATCCAGAGTATTTCAAGGGTTCCTTCTGTGGCGTTGTAACTAGGGGTGAAAAGTACTCTCTTGCTGTGACTAGGTGCAACAAGCTGCTGAAACCACAAGTGGACAGAGATGAGTACTTAACCCTGGAGAGCAGCATGGCAAGCGATCACGAAATACAGTATGCAATATCTGATCATGTGGACAGTCACACACGCTTCTTTGTGGAAGCCATAGAAACGGGCCGTGAGATACATCGAGTAAAATTGACAGGTTCTTATATTCCCGCACAAGGGAAGGCCCCAACTAAG AGCACATTCATACAAAAAAGAAGCATCCATGATAATTTTCTTTACGTTCAGGGAGCAGTACGAAAGCTACACAGGCAGAAGATACCGGCTTTGCTCTTGAAACTGGACATCCACAAAGCTTTTGACTCGGTAAATTAG
- the LOC136508295 gene encoding vesicle-associated protein 1-1-like isoform X3 — translation MMIKILTGPEGYSNYAYMQNDGFIDLVQKNWRNRLQATWSGSSLEAYCHQVKICAQMALNCVEEDSQERPDIVKIIDALNEIERNISKNILLQVEPIKLQFLEEADSSHIACSLQLTNNTDKHVIFRLVTKNPEYFKGSFCGVVTRGEKYSLAVTRCNKLLKPQVDRDEYLTLESSMASDHEIQYAISDHVDSHTRFFVEAIETGREIHRVKLTGSYIPAQGKAPTKYESYTGRRYRLCS, via the exons ATGATGATAAAGATACTGACTGGACCTGAGGGCTACTCCAACTATGCATACATGCAAAACGATGGTTTTATTGATCTG GTACAAAAGAACTGGAGGAACAGGTTGCAGGCAACATGGAGTGGTTCATCGCTAGAAGCATACTGCCACCAAGTAAAAATATGTGCTCAGATGGCACTGAACTGCGTGGAGGAAGACAGCCAGGAAAGGCCCGACATAGTGAAGATCATTGATGCACTGAATGAGATCGAAAGAAACATCAGCAAG AACATACTTCTACAAGTTGAGCCAATCAAGCTTCAGTTCCTGGAAGAGGCAGACAGTTCACATATTGCATGCTCGCTGCAGCTAACCAACAACACAGATAAACATGTCATCTTTAGGCTGGTGACCAAGAATCCAGAGTATTTCAAGGGTTCCTTCTGTGGCGTTGTAACTAGGGGTGAAAAGTACTCTCTTGCTGTGACTAGGTGCAACAAGCTGCTGAAACCACAAGTGGACAGAGATGAGTACTTAACCCTGGAGAGCAGCATGGCAAGCGATCACGAAATACAGTATGCAATATCTGATCATGTGGACAGTCACACACGCTTCTTTGTGGAAGCCATAGAAACGGGCCGTGAGATACATCGAGTAAAATTGACAGGTTCTTATATTCCCGCACAAGGGAAGGCCCCAACTAAG TACGAAAGCTACACAGGCAGAAGATACCGGCTTTGCTCTTGA
- the LOC136508295 gene encoding uncharacterized protein isoform X2 yields MMIKILTGPEGYSNYAYMQNDGFIDLVQKNWRNRLQATWSGSSLEAYCHQVKICAQMALNCVEEDSQERPDIVKIIDALNEIERNISKNILLQVEPIKLQFLEEADSSHIACSLQLTNNTDKHVIFRLVTKNPEYFKGSFCGVVTRGEKYSLAVTRCNKLLKPQVDRDEYLTLESSMASDHEIQYAISDHVDSHTRFFVEAIETGREIHRVKLTGSYIPAQGKAPTKGAVRKLHRQKIPALLLKLDIHKAFDSVN; encoded by the exons ATGATGATAAAGATACTGACTGGACCTGAGGGCTACTCCAACTATGCATACATGCAAAACGATGGTTTTATTGATCTG GTACAAAAGAACTGGAGGAACAGGTTGCAGGCAACATGGAGTGGTTCATCGCTAGAAGCATACTGCCACCAAGTAAAAATATGTGCTCAGATGGCACTGAACTGCGTGGAGGAAGACAGCCAGGAAAGGCCCGACATAGTGAAGATCATTGATGCACTGAATGAGATCGAAAGAAACATCAGCAAG AACATACTTCTACAAGTTGAGCCAATCAAGCTTCAGTTCCTGGAAGAGGCAGACAGTTCACATATTGCATGCTCGCTGCAGCTAACCAACAACACAGATAAACATGTCATCTTTAGGCTGGTGACCAAGAATCCAGAGTATTTCAAGGGTTCCTTCTGTGGCGTTGTAACTAGGGGTGAAAAGTACTCTCTTGCTGTGACTAGGTGCAACAAGCTGCTGAAACCACAAGTGGACAGAGATGAGTACTTAACCCTGGAGAGCAGCATGGCAAGCGATCACGAAATACAGTATGCAATATCTGATCATGTGGACAGTCACACACGCTTCTTTGTGGAAGCCATAGAAACGGGCCGTGAGATACATCGAGTAAAATTGACAGGTTCTTATATTCCCGCACAAGGGAAGGCCCCAACTAAG GGAGCAGTACGAAAGCTACACAGGCAGAAGATACCGGCTTTGCTCTTGAAACTGGACATCCACAAAGCTTTTGACTCGGTAAATTAG